A DNA window from bacterium contains the following coding sequences:
- the mltG gene encoding endolytic transglycosylase MltG, whose protein sequence is MSDDPKGGYQPPVILPEGDDPQDWDWLPRRTSTLTRVVIILACLGVVLLIASLLIRGWIGDRLDPPGEEGPELVVSIPQGASINDIARILEDEGVVPNSTVFRYYLRYKDAGDFQAGTYILNENMTVWRAKDVLLAGPASGPTEDALRVLVPEGLTLVQIQSQLLAQLPTFDADELARALAFPPLRSDYQPSSSTLEGMLFPDTYLLDAATSEDEAALVVRMINQFDLVATEVGLDTAPDTVQVSPYEAVIVASLIEKEALIDEDRAKIARVIYNRLGLGMPLQIDAAVRYALNKPSEPLTLSDLDVDNPYNVYNRAGLPPGPIAAPGRASLEAALNPADGFWLFYARTDDPVPGAHTFSNTFEEHEAAVAICQERDLGC, encoded by the coding sequence GTGAGCGACGACCCGAAGGGGGGTTACCAGCCACCGGTCATCCTGCCAGAGGGCGATGATCCGCAAGACTGGGACTGGTTGCCTCGGAGAACCTCCACCCTCACCCGGGTCGTCATCATCCTGGCCTGTCTGGGCGTGGTCCTGCTTATTGCCTCGCTGTTGATCAGGGGTTGGATCGGTGATCGGCTCGATCCTCCTGGTGAGGAGGGCCCAGAACTGGTGGTCAGCATCCCCCAAGGGGCGTCGATCAACGACATCGCCCGCATTCTCGAAGATGAGGGTGTGGTGCCCAACTCCACGGTGTTTCGCTACTACCTGCGCTACAAGGATGCTGGTGACTTTCAGGCCGGCACCTACATACTGAATGAGAACATGACGGTGTGGCGGGCCAAAGATGTGCTGTTGGCCGGTCCCGCCTCCGGGCCGACGGAGGATGCCTTGAGGGTTTTGGTGCCCGAGGGACTCACGCTGGTCCAGATTCAAAGCCAGCTCTTGGCCCAGCTTCCCACCTTCGACGCCGACGAGCTAGCCCGAGCCCTGGCCTTTCCGCCCTTGCGATCCGATTACCAGCCGTCCAGCAGCACTTTGGAGGGGATGCTCTTCCCCGACACCTATCTGCTCGACGCGGCCACCTCCGAGGACGAGGCCGCCCTGGTCGTCCGGATGATCAACCAGTTCGACCTGGTAGCCACCGAGGTGGGATTGGACACCGCCCCCGATACGGTGCAGGTGAGTCCCTACGAAGCTGTCATCGTGGCTTCGCTGATCGAAAAGGAGGCCCTCATCGATGAGGATCGGGCCAAAATCGCTCGGGTGATCTACAACCGGTTGGGCTTGGGGATGCCGCTCCAGATCGACGCCGCAGTGCGCTACGCGCTGAACAAGCCCTCCGAACCGCTGACCCTCTCGGATCTGGACGTGGACAATCCCTACAACGTGTACAACCGAGCAGGATTGCCGCCCGGTCCAATCGCCGCTCCCGGGCGAGCGTCGCTCGAGGCCGCGCTGAACCCCGCCGACGGCTTCTGGCTGTTCTACGCCCGCACCGACGACCCGGTGCCCGGCGCCCACACTTTCAGCAACACCTTCGAAGAGCACGAGGCCGCGGTGGCCATCTGCCAGGAGAGGGACCTGGGATGCTGA
- the ruvX gene encoding Holliday junction resolvase RuvX has product MGARALGIDLGERRIGVAVSDAEGRVATPLTVIERSGSRNHDHQRISELAAEYEAGVVVVGLPLSLDGSAGPAAQAAEHEVGQLAAALAVPVLTHDERFTTAIAERALAESGLSGKARRQRVDMVAASIILQGWLDATERKSPR; this is encoded by the coding sequence ATGGGGGCAAGAGCGCTGGGCATCGACCTCGGCGAGCGCCGCATAGGAGTGGCCGTTTCCGACGCCGAAGGCCGGGTGGCCACCCCCTTGACCGTTATCGAGCGCTCTGGCAGTCGAAACCACGACCATCAGCGGATCTCCGAGCTGGCCGCCGAGTATGAGGCTGGGGTAGTGGTGGTGGGCCTCCCGCTGTCGCTGGACGGAAGCGCCGGTCCCGCTGCTCAGGCTGCCGAGCACGAAGTCGGGCAACTGGCTGCGGCGCTGGCCGTGCCGGTGCTGACCCACGACGAGCGATTCACCACGGCCATCGCTGAGCGGGCTCTGGCCGAGTCAGGCCTCAGCGGTAAGGCTCGCCGCCAACGGGTCGACATGGTGGCTGCGTCGATCATCTTGCAGGGTTGGCTGGACGCCACTGAACGGAAGTCGCCGCGGTGA
- the alaS gene encoding alanine--tRNA ligase, translating to MIPKRAQEIRSAFTSFFGERGHAVLPSASLIPRDPTVLFTVAGMVPFKPYFLGEEASPHPRAVTVQKCVRAGGKHNDLDEIGRTRRHLTFFEMLGNFSFGDYFKTEAIDWAWEFVTEGLGFDPDRLWVTVHLTDDEAAEIWRDVAGVSPERIQRLDEDNYWRMADTGPCGPCSEIFFDKGPEFGPDGGPAHGGDERFLEFWNLVFMQYDQRPDGQVPLPKPSIDTGAGLERILTLIQGVESVFDIDEMAELVGEASAVAGVKLGAAEHSDVTLRILAEHARTMTFLISDGVFPSNEDRGYVLRRIMRRAIRRAYMLGVTEVVTPKLVDKVVDIMGSDYPDLAANHSFVRDVVAREEGSFRSTLAQGSQILDDAIDRLGDGEALSGDLAFMLHDTYGFPFEVTEETAREQDVAVDRDGFDQLMEVQRTRARQDFQARHATSADVSAYAALVAEHGPTEFIGRDFDTAEAVVLAVTDDGIVLDRTPFYAEAGGQVGDTGTITSPTGSARVTDATYVVPELHLHHTESLDGEVTAGQTVIAAIDADRRAAIRRNHTATHLLHWALKEVLGDHVKQQGSLVDGERLRFDFTHFEALTAEQITEIERLANADILDNPATRHYETSMAEAMEAGAIAFFGDKYGDRVRVLEAGPHSTELCGGTHVRALGDIGPVKVVSEGSIGANIRRIEAVSGTRPVELLTEREQVLAQAAEQLGVPVDQLLVGAEKRIAEIKSLRAELNELRKAASADQSGDLAQQAVDGVVVAAVEGLDRDQLRDLAIATRDRPGVDAVVLGAAPEGGGAALVAAVAADCDLNAGELIADAATTIGGGGGRDAKLAIAGGRDPSRLEEALDQVRAAAGIGG from the coding sequence TTGATCCCCAAGCGAGCCCAGGAGATCCGCAGCGCATTCACCTCCTTCTTCGGCGAGCGGGGCCACGCGGTGCTGCCGTCGGCCAGCCTCATCCCCCGCGACCCCACGGTGCTGTTCACCGTGGCCGGCATGGTGCCGTTCAAGCCCTACTTCTTAGGCGAGGAGGCATCTCCGCATCCTCGGGCGGTCACCGTCCAGAAATGCGTGCGGGCGGGCGGCAAGCACAATGACCTCGATGAGATCGGGCGCACTCGCCGCCACCTCACCTTCTTCGAGATGCTGGGCAATTTCAGCTTCGGCGACTATTTCAAAACCGAGGCCATCGACTGGGCCTGGGAATTCGTCACCGAGGGACTCGGCTTCGACCCTGACCGGCTCTGGGTGACCGTTCACCTCACCGACGATGAAGCCGCCGAGATCTGGCGAGATGTGGCCGGTGTGTCTCCCGAACGGATCCAGCGGTTGGACGAAGACAACTACTGGCGCATGGCCGACACTGGCCCGTGCGGCCCGTGCTCTGAGATCTTCTTCGACAAAGGACCGGAATTCGGCCCCGATGGCGGTCCGGCCCACGGCGGCGACGAGCGGTTCCTGGAGTTCTGGAACTTGGTCTTCATGCAGTACGACCAGCGTCCCGACGGCCAGGTCCCCCTGCCCAAGCCCAGCATCGACACCGGTGCTGGTCTGGAGCGCATCCTCACCCTGATCCAAGGGGTGGAGTCGGTATTCGACATCGACGAGATGGCCGAATTGGTGGGCGAAGCCTCCGCGGTTGCCGGGGTAAAGCTGGGGGCGGCCGAGCACAGCGATGTCACGCTGCGGATTCTGGCCGAGCATGCCCGCACCATGACCTTCCTCATTTCCGATGGGGTGTTCCCCTCCAATGAGGATCGGGGCTATGTGCTGCGCCGCATCATGAGAAGGGCCATCCGCCGGGCCTACATGCTCGGAGTGACCGAGGTGGTCACCCCCAAGCTGGTGGACAAAGTGGTCGACATCATGGGTTCCGACTATCCCGACCTCGCGGCCAATCACAGCTTCGTGCGCGACGTGGTCGCCCGCGAGGAGGGGAGCTTCCGATCGACTCTGGCCCAGGGATCGCAGATCCTCGACGATGCCATCGACCGCCTGGGCGACGGCGAGGCGCTGTCGGGCGACTTGGCCTTTATGTTGCACGACACCTACGGGTTCCCCTTCGAGGTGACCGAGGAGACCGCCCGGGAGCAGGACGTGGCCGTGGACCGGGACGGGTTCGACCAGCTCATGGAAGTCCAACGCACCCGAGCCCGCCAGGACTTTCAAGCCCGGCACGCTACCTCAGCCGATGTGTCGGCCTACGCCGCGCTGGTGGCCGAACACGGTCCCACTGAGTTCATCGGCCGGGACTTCGACACCGCCGAGGCCGTGGTTCTGGCCGTCACCGACGACGGCATCGTCTTGGACCGCACCCCGTTCTATGCCGAAGCTGGCGGCCAAGTGGGCGACACCGGAACCATCACCTCGCCCACCGGATCGGCCCGAGTCACCGACGCCACCTATGTGGTGCCCGAGCTGCACTTGCATCACACAGAGTCCCTCGACGGCGAGGTCACCGCCGGACAAACCGTGATCGCGGCCATCGACGCCGACCGCCGTGCCGCCATCCGTCGCAACCACACCGCCACTCACCTGCTGCACTGGGCGCTGAAGGAGGTGCTAGGCGACCACGTCAAACAGCAGGGCTCTCTTGTAGACGGCGAAAGGCTGCGCTTCGACTTCACCCACTTTGAGGCGCTGACCGCCGAGCAGATCACTGAGATAGAGCGGCTGGCCAATGCCGACATCCTGGACAACCCCGCCACCCGCCACTACGAGACGTCCATGGCCGAGGCCATGGAGGCCGGAGCTATTGCCTTTTTCGGCGACAAGTACGGAGATCGGGTCCGAGTGCTCGAGGCCGGCCCGCACTCTACCGAGCTCTGCGGTGGTACCCATGTGCGGGCATTGGGCGATATCGGCCCAGTGAAGGTGGTGTCGGAGGGCTCCATCGGGGCCAACATCCGCCGAATCGAGGCGGTGAGCGGCACCCGTCCGGTGGAGTTGCTCACCGAGCGGGAGCAGGTGCTGGCTCAGGCCGCTGAGCAACTGGGCGTGCCCGTCGATCAACTGCTGGTGGGAGCCGAAAAGCGGATAGCCGAGATCAAAAGCCTCCGGGCGGAGCTGAACGAGCTGCGCAAGGCGGCCTCGGCCGATCAGTCTGGGGACTTGGCCCAGCAGGCTGTCGACGGGGTGGTGGTGGCCGCCGTTGAGGGCCTCGACCGGGACCAGCTGCGCGATCTGGCCATTGCCACCCGAGACCGCCCTGGCGTGGATGCCGTCGTGTTGGGGGCGGCTCCCGAAGGGGGTGGGGCGGCCTTGGTGGCGGCGGTGGCCGCCGACTGCGATCTCAACGCTGGCGAACTGATCGCCGATGCGGCTACCACCATCGGCGGCGGCGGAGGCCGAGACGCCAAGCTGGCCATCGCTGGCGGTCGGGACCCGTCTCGCTTGGAGGAAGCCCTCGACCAAGTGCGAGCCGCTGCTGGCATTGGCGGCTGA
- a CDS encoding replication-associated recombination protein A, with amino-acid sequence MAKSDDLFAAAAAERLAKTAPLADRLRPRSLDELVGQEHLLGRGKPLRSLIESDRLSSAILWGPPGTGKTTIARLVAGTTAQAYVQLSAVAASVKDVREVMASARDRLGQHNQGTILFLDEVHRFNRAQQDALLPAVESGLITLIGATTENPYFEVNPPLRSRSTLFRLEPLDAEALGELLHRGLRAEGAEADDDALDHLATQAAGDGRQALTSLEVAVALASARPDESPRVTLADAENALGASAVRYGRDEHYDIISAFIKSLRGSDPDAGLYWLSRMLEAGEDPRFIARRMVILASEDIGMADSQALVVADAAARAVEFVGLPEAQLNLAHAVVYLATAPKSNTITTALGKARADASDGSGEVPPHLRDAHYKGAAGLGHGQGYVYPHDDPQGWVTQQYRPDRFDDERYYHPSKHGAEEEIYQRMMGRKTDSNDSEES; translated from the coding sequence ATGGCGAAGAGCGACGACCTGTTTGCCGCCGCCGCTGCCGAGCGCCTGGCCAAGACCGCGCCGCTGGCCGACCGGCTCCGGCCCCGCAGCCTTGACGAGCTAGTAGGCCAGGAGCATCTGCTTGGCCGGGGTAAGCCACTCCGCAGTCTCATCGAGTCCGACCGGCTGTCGTCGGCCATCTTGTGGGGGCCGCCGGGTACGGGCAAAACCACCATTGCCCGATTGGTGGCCGGCACCACCGCCCAGGCCTACGTCCAACTCTCCGCGGTCGCCGCATCGGTTAAAGACGTGCGAGAGGTCATGGCCTCGGCCCGCGACCGCCTCGGGCAACACAATCAGGGCACGATCTTGTTCCTCGATGAGGTCCACCGCTTCAACCGGGCCCAACAGGACGCCCTTCTGCCCGCAGTGGAGTCTGGGCTCATCACCCTGATTGGGGCCACAACCGAGAACCCGTATTTCGAGGTAAACCCGCCGCTGCGGTCCCGCTCCACTCTGTTCCGCCTTGAGCCGCTAGACGCCGAAGCGCTGGGCGAATTGCTCCACCGCGGGCTGCGGGCCGAGGGCGCTGAGGCCGATGACGACGCCTTGGACCACCTGGCAACCCAGGCCGCGGGCGACGGTCGCCAAGCCCTGACCAGCCTGGAAGTGGCCGTCGCCCTGGCATCGGCGCGCCCTGACGAATCTCCCCGAGTCACCCTGGCCGATGCCGAGAACGCCCTGGGGGCCAGCGCAGTCCGCTACGGCCGTGACGAGCACTACGACATCATCAGCGCCTTCATCAAAAGTTTGCGGGGGTCCGATCCCGATGCCGGGCTGTACTGGCTGTCCCGGATGCTGGAGGCAGGGGAAGACCCCCGATTCATCGCCCGCCGGATGGTGATTCTGGCCTCAGAGGACATCGGCATGGCTGATTCCCAGGCTCTGGTGGTGGCCGATGCGGCGGCCCGAGCGGTGGAGTTTGTCGGGCTGCCCGAAGCGCAGCTCAACCTGGCCCATGCGGTGGTGTATCTGGCCACCGCCCCCAAGTCGAACACCATCACCACTGCGCTGGGGAAGGCCCGAGCCGACGCCAGCGACGGCAGCGGAGAGGTGCCTCCCCATCTCCGAGACGCCCACTATAAGGGGGCGGCCGGTCTAGGGCACGGCCAGGGCTACGTGTATCCTCATGATGATCCCCAGGGCTGGGTGACCCAGCAATATCGCCCTGATCGCTTTGATGACGAACGCTATTACCATCCTTCAAAACACGGTGCCGAAGAGGAGATTTATCAGCGAATGATGGGCCGGAAAACCGACAGCAACGACAGCGAGGAAAGCTGA
- the aspS gene encoding aspartate--tRNA ligase, with product MVAVASGIVAVLLRMRTDYCGELRADDIGREVAVCGWVDRRREHGENLAFIDLRDRTGVIQCVVDERHDLRSEYVVRISGTVRPRPEGTANPKLDTGEVEIGDCQVEVLSAAEPPPFPLHSRTEVDENVRLRYRYVDLRGERLQRNLELRATVNSAIRRSMEAQRFIEIETPMLVASTPEGARDFMVPSRLHPGRFYALPQSPQIFKQLCMVGGIDRYYQIARCLRDEDLRADRQFEFMQLDAEASFASQDDVMAFITEAVAAAVEAVTGTRPDEPIFMTWTDAMERYGADKPDVRFGMELVELTELFDGTEAKVFQVECVKGINCKGGSQSLGRNAIDELTRKCQQWGAKGLAWFRVGDDGALDGALTKFMSDEEQAALGPAMGAEPGDLLLLIADRRSKVRDILGLLRLELGRPPITEGGLNFVWVTEFPLFESIDDQGRPIAAHHPFTMPHPDDVGLLDGSGEELLAVRSQAYDLVLNGWELGSGSVRIHRPDIQRSVFRALGISDEDAETRFGFLLDAFRYGAPPHAGFAFGIDRLVAILAGEENIREVIAFPKTQSGADPLSNSPTSISDRHLDELGLRVLPPPAAG from the coding sequence ATGGTGGCGGTAGCATCGGGGATCGTGGCCGTTTTGCTCCGAATGAGAACTGACTATTGCGGCGAGTTGCGCGCCGATGACATCGGCCGGGAGGTGGCGGTGTGCGGATGGGTGGACCGCCGCCGGGAGCACGGCGAGAACCTGGCGTTCATCGACCTGCGGGATCGCACCGGGGTGATCCAGTGCGTGGTGGATGAGCGCCACGATCTGCGCTCGGAATACGTGGTCCGCATCAGCGGAACAGTGCGACCTCGGCCCGAGGGCACCGCCAATCCCAAGCTGGACACCGGCGAGGTGGAGATTGGCGATTGCCAGGTAGAGGTTCTGTCCGCCGCTGAGCCCCCGCCGTTCCCGCTGCACTCCCGCACCGAGGTGGACGAGAACGTGCGCCTGCGCTATCGCTACGTCGACCTGCGGGGGGAGCGCCTTCAGCGCAACCTGGAGCTGCGGGCCACGGTGAACAGCGCCATCCGCCGCTCCATGGAGGCCCAGCGCTTCATCGAGATCGAGACCCCCATGCTGGTGGCCTCCACCCCCGAGGGGGCCCGCGACTTCATGGTGCCCTCCCGCCTGCACCCGGGCCGGTTCTACGCCCTGCCCCAGTCGCCCCAGATCTTCAAGCAGCTCTGCATGGTGGGGGGCATCGACCGCTACTACCAGATCGCCCGCTGCCTGCGCGACGAGGATCTCCGGGCCGACCGCCAGTTCGAGTTCATGCAGCTCGACGCCGAGGCCAGCTTCGCAAGCCAAGACGACGTGATGGCCTTCATCACCGAGGCGGTGGCCGCCGCGGTGGAGGCGGTTACCGGAACCCGTCCCGACGAGCCCATCTTCATGACCTGGACCGACGCAATGGAGCGCTACGGCGCCGACAAGCCCGATGTGCGTTTCGGCATGGAGCTGGTCGAACTGACCGAGCTGTTCGATGGCACCGAGGCCAAGGTCTTCCAGGTGGAGTGCGTGAAGGGCATCAACTGCAAAGGGGGCAGCCAGAGCCTGGGGCGCAATGCCATTGACGAGCTCACCCGCAAGTGCCAGCAGTGGGGGGCCAAGGGTCTGGCCTGGTTCCGGGTGGGCGACGACGGCGCCCTTGACGGCGCGTTGACCAAGTTCATGTCCGACGAGGAGCAGGCCGCGCTCGGCCCGGCCATGGGCGCCGAACCGGGCGACCTGCTGCTGTTGATCGCCGACCGCCGATCCAAGGTGCGCGACATCCTCGGCCTGCTCCGGCTGGAGCTGGGCCGACCGCCCATCACCGAGGGCGGGCTGAACTTCGTTTGGGTAACCGAGTTCCCGCTGTTCGAGTCCATCGACGACCAGGGTCGGCCCATCGCCGCTCACCACCCCTTCACCATGCCCCATCCCGACGATGTGGGCTTGCTGGACGGCTCGGGCGAAGAACTCTTGGCGGTGCGCTCTCAGGCCTACGACCTGGTGCTCAACGGCTGGGAGCTGGGCTCGGGCAGCGTGCGGATCCACCGCCCCGACATCCAAAGGTCGGTGTTCCGGGCCCTGGGTATCAGCGACGAAGACGCCGAGACCCGGTTCGGCTTCCTCCTCGACGCCTTCCGCTACGGTGCCCCGCCCCATGCCGGGTTCGCTTTCGGCATCGACCGCCTGGTGGCCATCTTGGCCGGCGAGGAGAACATCCGCGAGGTGATCGCCTTCCCCAAGACCCAATCAGGCGCCGATCCGCTGTCCAACTCGCCCACCTCGATATCCGACCGCCACCTCGACGAGCTCGGCCTGCGCGTGCTCCCACCCCCCGCCGCTGGGTAG